DNA from Calditrichota bacterium:
GGGCGTCGGGCTGGTGCGGTCGTGCGATGCGATCGTCCGCGAGGGAATACGCGTCCGGACTAATGGCGACGATATCACCCGGGCGCGTCGAGACGCTTTGAAGGCGATCCTCGCCCGTCATCCCCACGCCTGCCTTACCTGCGCCCAACGGCACGGCTGCGACCGACTCAGTTGCAGCATGAACGTTCCGGTCCTCGAACGCTGCTGTGAATTGCTGGGCCGCTGCGAGATCGGCCGGGTCTCGGAGTGGGTAGGCATCCCTCCTGATACGCCTCCCTATCGCAATGAAGGTCGTCCTGCCGTAATCGATGAACCGCTCTACCTGCGCGACTACGAACTTTGCATTAGTTGCACCCGCTGCGTCCGCATATGCCGCGACGTCCGCGGCGTCGATGCGCTCGGCGCGTCGATCGTCAAATCGGGTGTTGTCGTCGGGACGAACGAACCGACACTTGCCGACTCGGACTGCCGCTTCTGCGGCGCCTGTGTCGAAGTTTGCCCCACCGGCGCCTTGCGCGACAAGCCCGGGATAGCGCCTCTGATAGAAGGGCAGGCGCCTTGCGTGGAATCGTGCCCGCTCGGTATCGACATCCCCGGCTACCTCGCTGAAATCGCGGCTGGTCGTCCTTTGAATGCGTTAGAGATCATTCGCGACCGCGCTGCGCTGCCGGGCGTGCTCGGCTACGCCTGCTTTCATCCCTGTGAAGCGAACTGCCGCCGGACGGCGCTCGGCGAGCCAGCCTCGATCTGCCTCCTGAAGCGGTTCGCCAGCGACGTTGCAAGCGAATGTGAAGTCCACGCGCCTAAAGTGCCTCCGTCCGGTCGCCGGGTGGCCATCGTCGGCTCCGGGCCGGCCGGTCTGGCCGCTGCCTATGACCTCTTGCGGATGGGCCATGCGGTCACGGTCTTCGACCGCAATGCCCGCCCCGGAGGGATGCTCCGTGAAGCGATTCCCAACTTCCGTCTGCCCGATGCGGTCATCGACCGCGATCTGAAATATCTCAAAGACCTGGGAATGGGTTACCACCCCGGCGGGGAGTTGGGACGCGATTTCACTCCTGAAGACCTGCACGATTTGAATTTCGACGCTCTGTTAGTGGCAATAGGGCTGAGTCAGACTGCCCGGCTCGGTGTGCCCGGCGAAGAGCATCCTGCAGTAATTAGAGGGCTTGACTTTCTAAGGTCCATTTCAAGCGGGAATCCCCCCGAACTGGAGGGTGATGTCATTGTGGTGGGCGGAGGCGCGGTGGCGGTCGACTGTGCGATGAGCGCGCTCCGGGTTGGCGCGTCGAATGTCCGCATGGTCTGCCTTGAAAGCCGTGAAGAGATTCCGGCGCATCCCGACGAACTCCGTCTGGCGCAGGACGAGGGGATCGCCATCGATTACGGCTGGGGCGTCGAGTCATTCAACGTCCGGGACGACGAATTGACCGGTATCCGACTGAAGAAGTGCACCCGCGTCTTCGACCCCGCCGGTCGGTTCAGCCCGCTCTATGATACTACGACCACGAAAGACCTCCCCGTCCGGAGTGTGATCGTCGCCATCGGGCAACGGCTTGGGATAGACCGCCGGTTTCTGACCGGTAAGGGATTGTTCACTTGCGGGGATATGGTTACCGGACCGACGACCATCGTCGAAGCGATGGCGGATGGACGTCGCGCCGCACGAGAGGTTGACCGGTTTCTGGGCGGCAAGGGCGAAGTGTCGAAGAGTATTGCCAGGTCAGCCGGGGGCAGCCTTGGTCGCATCGGCGGCTTTGCAAGCCTTGACCGCTCACACCCTCTGGAACAGCCTGTTTCGGAGCGCACCACCAACTTCGACCCGATCCAGGTCGGCTTCGACGATAGTGCAGCCCGCCTGGAAGCAAGCCGCTGCCTGCAGTGCCATTTGCGCGCCAGGATCAGTCCCTCACCTTTGCCTCCGGATGAATGGCGCCGGTTCAAACCCGAAATGGTTGACGACGTGCCGGCACTCGAGGGCGTCCTGATTCTTGCCGATGCCGACCGCAAGACGATTCGTATTAGCGGCGCCTCGGACCTGAGAACCCTCTTCCGTGAAGCCCACCACGAAAATCCCGATGCCGTATGGTGCCGGTGGGAGATAGATCCGCTCTATACCAAACGGGAGTCGGAACTCCTCGCGGCGCATCTGGCTGCGCACGGCGCGATGCCGGTGTCGGGGGAATTGGATGATCTCTTCTGAGACTCCAAGTATCAAGTATCAAGTGTCAAGTATCAAGAGCAGAGAGCAATGAAACGTAAAGCGCCGCTTCCGCCCGGCCTCATTATTCGCAATCTGCGTCGGGAAGACAAGGTTCGCCTGATAGAACTCGACGCCCAATTGACCGGCCTCCGGCGCGACCTCTATTACGACCGTAAGTTTCGCCGCTTCTTCGGGGAAGACGCGCCTATCCTGCTCGGCCTTGTGGCTGAAGCCGCAGGCCGGCTTGTCGGGTATATTCTGGGCGAAGTCAATACCGGCGAATATGGCATAATGCAGCCGGTCGCGTCGGTCGATACGATCGGCGTCGATCCGCAATATAAGCGGACCGGCGTCGGGCGGACGCTGCTCGAAGAATACTGCGCCGTCGCGGCCAAAGCCGGCGTCGAGACGATGACGACGCTCGTCTCTGAAGACTGGCCCGAAGTGATCTCCTTCTTTAAGGAGCGCGGCTTCCATCCGGCGAAACTGGTTGCGTTCGAGCGGGAACTCCCGCGTGAGGGGCTCTTTGGCCGCGGATAACCTGCAACCGCCCCGGGCAGCGCTGCTCGACGGCTGGGAGCCGAGGTTCATCGGCAGCGAACCGCGACTCAGCGAGGTCGCCGGAATGTATCGCGAAATCGGCTTCGAGGTGATGATCGTCCCTTTCGACCCGGTAGAGTGCGAAGGCTGCTGCAAGGAGTGCTTCAGCGAAGGCGAGTCGGGGGCGATGGTAGTCTATACGAAGAAGTGAGCGAGTAAGTGAGTAAGCGAGTAAGCGAGACATTTTCGCCTATGCTCCCACAAACTCGGCTGCCCGCACACTCGTTCACTCGTCTACTCGCTCACTCGCACACTTTCCATATTATTAAGAGTAAGGACTTATGAAGGCAGCAATTTTTTATGGGCCGCATCAACCTCTGCGCATCGAAGACGTCCCGATGCCGGTCGCCGGCCCGGGTGAGTTGTTGGTCAAAGTTGCCGCTTGCGGGCTTTGCCACACCGACCTACACTACCTCGACCACGGCGTCCCGACGTTCAAGACGCCGCCTCTGATCCTGGGTCACGAAGCATCCGGGACCGTCGCCGCATTGGGCACTGGCGTCAAGGGTTGGAACGAAGGCGACCGGCTCCTCCTGCCCGCCGTGTTAACCTGCGGCGTATGCCGGAACTGCCGGGAGGGGCGCGAAAACATCTGCGACGATATGCGGATGTTCGGCAACCACCTCGACGGCGCCTTTGCTGAGTACGTGGTTGCGCCAGCTAAGGACGCGCTCCATCTGCCCGACGCGGTGCCGCTGATCGAGGGGTCGATTATCGCCGACGCAGTTTCGACGCCATTCCACGCGGTGGTGAATCGTGGCGCCGTGAAACCAGGCGACCGGGTAGCGGTCTTCGGCTGTGGCGGGGTAGGAATCAACTGCGTGCAAATCGCTGCCGCGCAAGGAGCGGTCGTGGTAGCGGTCGATATCGCGCCGGAGAAACTGGAACTGGCGCGGCAGTTCGGCGCGGCGCACACCATTGATGCTTCGACAGTCGAGGGCGGGCGCTTCGACAAAGCCATGCGGAAACTTCTCGGCGACGGCGTCGATGTGGCGTTCGAGGCCATCGGCAAGCCGGAGACGATCCAGGCGGCGTTCTCGACCCTGCGCAAGGGCGGACGCTGCATCCTGATCGGTTACACCAATCAAACGGTCGAACTGCCTGCAGCGAAGATCATGTTCTTCGAGCAGGGCATCACCGGATCGCTCGGCTGCCGGCCGGTCGATTATCCCCGCATCATCGACATGGCAGCAACGGGGCGAATCAAGGTGAAGGAACTGGTAACCGGTCGCTATCCGCTAGAACAGATCAATGAGGCGTTCGAAGAACTGCGCCGCGGCGCGCCGCAGGTGATCCGGCTGGTGGCGGTTCCTTAGCGAGCGGAATAGAACCGTGTC
Protein-coding regions in this window:
- a CDS encoding FAD-dependent oxidoreductase — encoded protein: MGRITIVVDGREVEVQTGGRLRLELIASGIYLPGLCDHPDLDPFRPFQWSESVWRGNAEYGMRNEEGGLDDGTLHSSHLNPHCDLCLVSIEGVGLVRSCDAIVREGIRVRTNGDDITRARRDALKAILARHPHACLTCAQRHGCDRLSCSMNVPVLERCCELLGRCEIGRVSEWVGIPPDTPPYRNEGRPAVIDEPLYLRDYELCISCTRCVRICRDVRGVDALGASIVKSGVVVGTNEPTLADSDCRFCGACVEVCPTGALRDKPGIAPLIEGQAPCVESCPLGIDIPGYLAEIAAGRPLNALEIIRDRAALPGVLGYACFHPCEANCRRTALGEPASICLLKRFASDVASECEVHAPKVPPSGRRVAIVGSGPAGLAAAYDLLRMGHAVTVFDRNARPGGMLREAIPNFRLPDAVIDRDLKYLKDLGMGYHPGGELGRDFTPEDLHDLNFDALLVAIGLSQTARLGVPGEEHPAVIRGLDFLRSISSGNPPELEGDVIVVGGGAVAVDCAMSALRVGASNVRMVCLESREEIPAHPDELRLAQDEGIAIDYGWGVESFNVRDDELTGIRLKKCTRVFDPAGRFSPLYDTTTTKDLPVRSVIVAIGQRLGIDRRFLTGKGLFTCGDMVTGPTTIVEAMADGRRAAREVDRFLGGKGEVSKSIARSAGGSLGRIGGFASLDRSHPLEQPVSERTTNFDPIQVGFDDSAARLEASRCLQCHLRARISPSPLPPDEWRRFKPEMVDDVPALEGVLILADADRKTIRISGASDLRTLFREAHHENPDAVWCRWEIDPLYTKRESELLAAHLAAHGAMPVSGELDDLF
- a CDS encoding GNAT family N-acetyltransferase, with product MKRKAPLPPGLIIRNLRREDKVRLIELDAQLTGLRRDLYYDRKFRRFFGEDAPILLGLVAEAAGRLVGYILGEVNTGEYGIMQPVASVDTIGVDPQYKRTGVGRTLLEEYCAVAAKAGVETMTTLVSEDWPEVISFFKERGFHPAKLVAFERELPREGLFGRG
- a CDS encoding zinc-binding dehydrogenase gives rise to the protein MKAAIFYGPHQPLRIEDVPMPVAGPGELLVKVAACGLCHTDLHYLDHGVPTFKTPPLILGHEASGTVAALGTGVKGWNEGDRLLLPAVLTCGVCRNCREGRENICDDMRMFGNHLDGAFAEYVVAPAKDALHLPDAVPLIEGSIIADAVSTPFHAVVNRGAVKPGDRVAVFGCGGVGINCVQIAAAQGAVVVAVDIAPEKLELARQFGAAHTIDASTVEGGRFDKAMRKLLGDGVDVAFEAIGKPETIQAAFSTLRKGGRCILIGYTNQTVELPAAKIMFFEQGITGSLGCRPVDYPRIIDMAATGRIKVKELVTGRYPLEQINEAFEELRRGAPQVIRLVAVP